Proteins from a genomic interval of Coregonus clupeaformis isolate EN_2021a chromosome 4, ASM2061545v1, whole genome shotgun sequence:
- the LOC121554222 gene encoding beta-galactoside alpha-2,6-sialyltransferase 2-like: MKSSMRQWRRLVLVGMLAWALLFLALLSYFLDARVDNEALTSAGSSLSQHPDTRRLSSIQAASHQQRHSIMGSRHEPAYTTFTTIYPNPDPNSNHYPDSEAEPSPTSTTPEPGLELSQSPDSGPYGTSQEGEGGSRQQQDYLDPQTLAAWSSFGTENVGSHSDQTVTRSRERTTWTASDADRGPNRITRRSSREDGEAEEGVQTNNSHRRRTTVWGRGGKREGWGKEENDLEEYYFSKSASVVQRLWRGSVSSGMLSPRLQRAMRDYLSANKHHVAYKGGRRAAQSSRELLCELKDQARLRTLDGSEQPFSSLGWAHLVPRLALEQLYRQGGQRGFRSCAVVTSAGAILHSGLGKEIDSHDAVLRFNAAPTEGYVRDVGNKTTIRIINSQILADPKHRFNTSSLYKKVTLVAWDPAPYAVNLHKWYASPDYNLFSPYMEHRRLHPTQPFYVLHPKYVWQLWDVIQGNTQETIQPNPPSSGFIGILLMMALCDEVHVYEYIPSLRQTDLCHYHERYYDAACTLGAYHPLLYEKSLVQRINTGPERDLKRKGRVTLPGFSTVNCDF; this comes from the exons ATGAAGTCCAGTATGCGTCAGTGGCGGAGGCTGGTGTTAGTGGGCATGTTGGCATGGGCCCTCCTCTTCCTGGCTCTGCTATCCTACTTCCTGGACGCCCGTGTGGACAACGAGGCCCTGACCTCCGCTGGCTCCTCGCTCTCCCAGCACCCCGACACGCGCCGCTTGTCCTCCATTCAAGCCGCCTCCCACCAGCAGCGCCATTCCATCATGGGCTCCCGACACGAACCCGCCTACACCACCTTTACCACCATCTACCCCAACccagaccctaactctaaccattACCCAGACTCAGAAGCAGAGCCTAGCCCCACTTCCACCACCCCAGAACCTGGCCTGGAGCTGAGCCAGAGCCCAGACAGCGGTCCCTACGGGACCAgccaggagggggaggggggcagccGACAGCAGCAGGACTACCTGGACCCCCAGACCCTGGCTGCATGGTCCTCCTTCGGCACGGAGAACGTGGGTTCCCACTCCGACCAGACAGTGACCCGTAGCCGCGAGAGAACCACCTGGACCGCCTCCGATGCTGACCGGGGGCCCAACCGAATAACGCGCAGATCCTCACGTGAGGACGGAGAGGCGGAGGAGGGGGTTCAGACGAACAACAGCCACAGGAGGAGGACTACAGTGTGGGGGcgtggggggaagagagaggggtggggaaaaGAGGAGAATGATTTAGAAGAATACTACTTCTCCAAGTCGGCCTCTGTGGTCCAGCGACTTTGGCGGGGAAGTGTCTCCTCTGGAATGCTGTCCCCGCGGCTGCAGCGCGCCATGCGTGACTACCTGAGTGCCAACAAGCACCACGTGGCTTATAAAGGAGGCAGGCGGGCCGCCCAGAGCTCCAGGGAACTGCTGTGTGAGCTGAAGGACCAGGCCAGGCTGAGGACACTGGACGGGTCCGAGCAGCCCTTCTCCTCGCTGGGCTGGGCCCACCTTGTGCCGCGCCTGGCCCTGGAGCAGCTCTACAGACAGGGTGGCCAGAGGGGCTTCAGGAGCTGTGCTGTGGTGACCTCCGCTGGGGCTATTCTGCACTCAGGCCTGGGGAAGGAGATCG ATTCCCATGATGCAGTTCTGCGGTTCAACGCAGCGCCTACAGAGGGCTACGTGAGGGATGTGGGGAACAAGACCACCATCCGCATCATCAACTCACAG ATCCTGGCCGATCCCAAGCACCGCTTTAACACCAGCTCCCTGTATAAGAAGGTGACTCTGGTGGCCTGGGACCCTGCTCCGTACGCTGTCAACCTGCACAAG tggtATGCCAGTCCAGACTATAACCTGTTCAGTCCGTACATGGAGCACCGGAGGCTCCATCCCACCCAGCCCTTCTATGTCCTCCACCCCAAATATGTGTGGCAGCTCTGGGACGTCATCCAGGGCAACACCCAGGAGACCATCCAGCCCAACCCACCCTCCTCAGGGTTCATAG GCATCCTCCTCATGATGGCGCTGTGCGACGAGGTCCACGTTTATGAGTACATCCCCTCGCTGCGGCAGACAGACCTGTGCCACTATCACGAGCGCTACTACGACGCAGCCTGCACCCTGGGGGCGTACCACCCTCTGCTTTACGAGAAGAGCCTGGTGCAGCGCATCAACACGGGCCCAGAGCGAGACCTGAAGAGGAAGGGCCGCGTCACACTCCCTGGCTTCAGCACCGTCAACTGTGACTTCTGA